TTCCTTCTCTTGCAATTCAGCTAATATTTTCTTGACAAGTGAACTGTTtcttgttttgaaaagagagaatatCAGAATGTTGTAGATGATGAGGTCATGAGACTTGCTTTGTCCAAGCATTAGCTCCTTCAAATTCAAAGCATAAAGGACTCTACCCTCTGAAAACATCAAGCACACCAAATTCCGGTAACTTGAGATTGAGAGGCTTAAACCTTTCTTGATAAAAACTCCAAGTAGCTCCCCAACTCTCCGCAAGTTTTTCACTTGACAATGCCCTTGGACCAGCATGTTACAAATTTCTGCATCTACAACTAGCCCCTTCAACAACATATCCTGGAATAAAGTGGCTGCTTCTTGAATGTTTCCAGTCATACAAAACCCTTTTACTACCGCACTATGTAAGGAAAATGAATCTGAAGACTGCTCTCTTAAACCAATCTCTTTTAAGGCAACAGCTTCCTCATATCTGCCAGCCTTACACAGCTGAGGAATTAGTAAGACAGAAACATCCAAGCATGGGGCCACATTTTCGGCCAGCATATTGTCCAATATTGTAAAGACTGCTGAGAACTTTTTCTCCTTACATAACCCTCTTACTACATGGCTATACGCTATGCGATCCAAGATGCAACCACGACTTAGAAGTTCATCCAACAATACATGTGCCACTCTTGCAAAACCGGTAACACAAAGCTTTTCAAGGAAAACAGAGAAAGTATCTAACCCTAAATTAGAGTTATAAACCAACATACATTCAAGAAGCTGTAATGCTTCCTCGAGCATTTCTTGCTGGCAAAGACATTCTACAAGAGCTTTAAAATCCTCCAACTCTGGTAACCATTTGTTTCTTTGAGCAATTTCCCAGCAACCATGAAGGTCCTTCAATTTCCCTTTCTTACATAAACACATTATTAGAGTGGTGTAGGTCTCATTCTTGACAACTAAATGCTGTTGAAGCATCCCATCCAATATTATTTTCCCGCTGTATGTCAGTCCTTTCTTGCTGTATGCTTGGACAAGCAAATTGAGAGTTTCTGGGTCTAGCTGATTAGCCAACTCAGGCATTTTCTCCAAAAGCTTAGTGACTGCCTTGATATGGGAATGGGATGAACAAAGCCTTTCCACTAATATTGAGACGACAGACAAAGACAGTTTTTGTCCCCACTGATCCACTTCATTTACCAGTACCAATGCCATTCTAAAATTTCCATTGCCACATTGCTCCATTACAAGTGAGTTAAAATCAGGTATCATGGAATCTTCAAGAACTCTGGTGACCGTCTTCTCATACTCATCCAGGTCCGTATCTAAATAAAGACCATTCCCAAGATTATCAAAAAACTCCGTCTTAGAATATCCCACATCGTTGTCCCTTTTCAACCTCACAGCTAACGGATTGAGCCCCAAGACCATAAATGTTTTGGAAAATGGATCCTCCGATGAAGAGAGCTGAATAAATCCTTGGCTGGCCATCTCGCAAACTATCCTTTTCACTTCCTGAAATTGTCTAGCTTTACAAAATCCTGCTAATAGTACTTTAAAAGTTGATGTATCAGGTGGCATCCCCTGATCCACCATTTCATCAAGAATGTCCTGGGCGTGCTTCCACAGACCTTCCATAAACACCCCACTGATAAGAGCATTATAGGAAAACATACGGGGTTTCAGGCATTTAGACAACATTTCTGACAAATAAATGAAGGCATTTTTCAGTTTCCCTTCATGACAACTCCAACCAATTAAAATCCCAAAGGTTATTTCATCAGGATTGAAACCCAAATATTTCAATTCTCGCAAAAATGAGACTGCCCTTTTGGTGCCAAAATAGCAACATACACAATGTATAATCTTATTACCAGCAATAACAGTTGGGGTACACTTTGTGTCAGCAAAGAAACTCAGCAGATCCTCAAAGTCATTCTTCTCACAGTACCCACGAGCAATTTCATTAATAACTAAGCTGCTAGGCTTCAAACCAGAAACCAGAGCCTTCTTGACAAGATTTCTTCCTTCCTGAATCTTTCCATCTCTACAAAGCAGTCTAATGACATTCTCAAAACTAGACTTCTCGACATTACTAAAATTAATATTCATCTCAACCATATCCCAACAAACTCGAAACGCCAatagaattttcttcttttgaacCAAGAGATCAAGAAGAACACGACAGCATCTCATCGATGGCACTGCACCTCGCTTCTTCATTCGATCATACAGCGAAATGGCTCTTTCTAATTGACCATCACCAACATACCCTTCAATCAAATCACCGAAAATTTCATGACCATCCAATGAAATTCCTTGAATCTCAATTGTAGAGAGCAAGAATTCAGCTTCTTTAAGCATTCCCACCCGGACGAGCAACGAGGCCATGACCTCGCACGACAGAGGGAGATGCTTAAAACCCTTATCCTGTTCATTAGCCCACTTGAAAATCTCCCACAAAGACTCAACCTTCCTAGCTCCAATCCCAATTTTCCCACTCTCAAATTGGAAACCTAGTAATATTTCAAGCACATCTTCGGGTTTCAGCACCGAAACCCTCAAAAACTTACGCGCAGCATCAGGCACTATATTGGATATTTCTAAAAGGAGGTCCTTGATAGAGGCATTAGCAGAGTCCTTGCCTTTCTTCTTATCCAAAAAATGGGAACATCTCAATATGACAGATTGTGCAAGGCCAGTGAAGTTTATAGAACATAAATCCAAGTGGGTAGTGTCATTTTTGGGTATTGAAGATGATGGCGATGGTGGGTCAGTGAGAgaagtggtggtggtggtggtggcggcggAGGAGAAGAGTGAGAGGtgggagaagaaagaaggaacCTGTTTGACGTGGGGTCTCTGAGAGTGGAGGGCGGAGAGGAATTTGAGCATGTGATTGTGGAGAGCTGTGGTGGTGCAGACTCTTGGTCTCATCTATGTAGCTCTGCATAATTTCCGGCATAAGTGAAACTGAAACGCAATTGCGTCTCACACAAAAATAGGTATTAAGGCGATGGTTCTTACGGCAAACAACTGTGAGACCATTCCAATGCTTAACTAGGCTTAACCAAGTTACCAAAACCTATTTTATTCGGAACATGTTTAGAATTGTGTTTaataaatagattttttaagataaaaaatattttttttttgacaagagtgcattttgactatttttgaGATTTTTAGACTCTttaagcgtttttaattttttttacaaaatgtgtattttttttttcttcaaatgaactattgggtgttaaacgcacttttaagcccctcaaatgGTCATCCAATCGTAAGGGTGTCAACTCGGTCCGGTTTCTcgattttggccaaaatcgAAAACCAAAATTGGGAACTGGGTCCCGATTTACTGGGGTCTTGGTTACCGGCCAGTTCTGGTTTTACCCGGTCTGGTAActagttttttaagaaaattggttttttggcttattttaggtattgggcttaaaataagcccttcttttttcttttttcttttttttcataagttggcccattttttaaaaaatctattagtctttttgtctaaattaaaggggttttgttgtgattgttctaaataattaaaaaataaacctaaaaaaggcccaaaaaaatccctaatatatatatatatatatatatatatatatatatatatataaaaaatggaaacccggttccggtatttcCTGTAAAAATCgggtaccggaaccggggtacccggtttttggatttttcaaaccgagACCCCGGTTTCTCGGTTTCTTGGTTCCAGTTCCAGTTTCTCGATAATTTTTTACACTCCTACCCAATCGTCCCCAatgggtagttcaatcagctgtggatcacgcctaatgaagcgaatgtcactagttcaaaACTCCCCTCCTTCTTTCCttatattgacatgtcaaaaaaaaatggtcaccCAATCAAACCCTTAATTTACCTATTAatcttaaataaattaaaaagtttttggTTAACCCTATAGTTAAGCTGGAATGGTCTCACAGATGtacattttgttaaaaaaaaaaaaaaaccc
This window of the Corylus avellana chromosome ca5, CavTom2PMs-1.0 genome carries:
- the LOC132183276 gene encoding pentatricopeptide repeat-containing protein At5g15280, mitochondrial, with the translated sequence MRPRVCTTTALHNHMLKFLSALHSQRPHVKQVPSFFSHLSLFSSAATTTTTTSLTDPPSPSSSIPKNDTTHLDLCSINFTGLAQSVILRCSHFLDKKKGKDSANASIKDLLLEISNIVPDAARKFLRVSVLKPEDVLEILLGFQFESGKIGIGARKVESLWEIFKWANEQDKGFKHLPLSCEVMASLLVRVGMLKEAEFLLSTIEIQGISLDGHEIFGDLIEGYVGDGQLERAISLYDRMKKRGAVPSMRCCRVLLDLLVQKKKILLAFRVCWDMVEMNINFSNVEKSSFENVIRLLCRDGKIQEGRNLVKKALVSGLKPSSLVINEIARGYCEKNDFEDLLSFFADTKCTPTVIAGNKIIHCVCCYFGTKRAVSFLRELKYLGFNPDEITFGILIGWSCHEGKLKNAFIYLSEMLSKCLKPRMFSYNALISGVFMEGLWKHAQDILDEMVDQGMPPDTSTFKVLLAGFCKARQFQEVKRIVCEMASQGFIQLSSSEDPFSKTFMVLGLNPLAVRLKRDNDVGYSKTEFFDNLGNGLYLDTDLDEYEKTVTRVLEDSMIPDFNSLVMEQCGNGNFRMALVLVNEVDQWGQKLSLSVVSILVERLCSSHSHIKAVTKLLEKMPELANQLDPETLNLLVQAYSKKGLTYSGKIILDGMLQQHLVVKNETYTTLIMCLCKKGKLKDLHGCWEIAQRNKWLPELEDFKALVECLCQQEMLEEALQLLECMLVYNSNLGLDTFSVFLEKLCVTGFARVAHVLLDELLSRGCILDRIAYSHVVRGLCKEKKFSAVFTILDNMLAENVAPCLDVSVLLIPQLCKAGRYEEAVALKEIGLREQSSDSFSLHSAVVKGFCMTGNIQEAATLFQDMLLKGLVVDAEICNMLVQGHCQVKNLRRVGELLGVFIKKGLSLSISSYRNLVCLMFSEGRVLYALNLKELMLGQSKSHDLIIYNILIFSLFKTRNSSLVKKILAELQEKELLPNEVTYNFLVYGFFQCKDVSSTAQYLSSMISNELRPSNRCLRTVISSLCNVGELGKALELSQEMELRGWVHGSIVQNAIVEGLLSHGKLQEAEDLLDRMVEKCLIPDNINYDNLIKCFCSYGKLNKAVSLLNIMLKKGNVPNSTSYDSVIQGFCTWNRLDEAMIFYTEMPYRGLKPTINTSGMLVHAFCQNGRTAEAENFLISMLQVGENPTREMHCTVVNRYRLENNLKKASELLQVMQQRGYEPDFETHWSLISNLRNSNDKDDHDSNQGFLSRLLSASGFAGKRGSKAKLG